The Mangrovibacterium diazotrophicum DNA window TGGATTTGTTTGATAATAGCTTATTTTCAAAAATTATTCTTTATGCCTACCGGCAAATAGACACCACAATTTTCGTTACAAACAGGCAACAAGAGTTGATGCCATCTTCTCTAACGGAAATGAAAAAGTGTGTGATTCCCAACTGCTACGACCCTGTACTGGAAAGTGTAAAACGTCGCATACCAGAAACTGTTGGCGAAATAAACATTTTATTTGTCTCTTTTTTAATGAAGAGTAAAGGTATTCTCGTGGCGTTAGATGTATTTGAACTCATTGCCAATGAATATAGCGACGTTTCATTTCATATAGCGGGCGAACCGCTCGGCGACGAATACATGGCAACCGCTGTAATAAAAGAAGCATTTGAGAAGAGGCTTGAAGTCCTAAAACAAGCATGCCCAGGCAGGTTTATCTACCACGGAGTTGTAAAAGGACAGGAAAAAATAAAACTCTTCGAGAGCTGCGACATATTTCTATTCCCAACCTTCTTCAAAACAGAGTCCTTTGGTTTAGTCAATATCGAAGCGATGAGAACCGGAAATGTCGTCGTAACAACAAATCATAACTTTTTACCTGACATCGTTACGAAAGAAGAAGGTATATTAGTAGAGCCTCAAAATACGGAAGAAACTTATAAGGCGGTCAAACATCTAATCGACAATCCCGAATTGATGCGGGCAATCCAACGTCACAATATGGAACATGCCCAAAATAAATACTCTCCGTCTGCCTTTGAGAGGCGAATTATTGATTTATTTGAAAGCTTTAACCACAATTGAGTCGGTTGATCACCGTTGACTCGAAATGAATAAGTATGGGAACCGAAAAAATTCTTATCACAGGAGCTTCCGGATTTATAGGCTCTAATCTATCAAAATATTACTCCTCTAAAGGTAATAATGTCTTAAATATCGATTTCAAATCACCAGCTGATGCAATAAGTGGAGAAATTGCCTGGAAGAATGCGGATATTACCAATATTGAGCAACTAACTCAAATAATTACTGAATTTCAGCCAGATTACATTCTCCACTTCGCGGCCAGAACAGATTTGGGAGGAAAGACACTGGAAGACTATAACGCCAATACCACTGGTACGGAGAACCTAATCCTGGCAGCCAGAGAGGCCAAAAATTTGAAACGAATCATATTTACCTCTTCCATGTTGGTTTGTGGTCCCGGTCATATCCCCAAACACCCGTTAGAATATGCCCCAACCACTGTTTACGGTGAGAGCAAGGTTGAGATGGAAAAAATCATTCGTAAATACAACCATCC harbors:
- a CDS encoding glycosyltransferase family 4 protein — protein: MKNKYLDNLRAIAQVLYYFLFYKIDLVYFTCTRSKVGAVKDIILLLLCRLRKVKVINHLHGNEIMDLFDNSLFSKIILYAYRQIDTTIFVTNRQQELMPSSLTEMKKCVIPNCYDPVLESVKRRIPETVGEINILFVSFLMKSKGILVALDVFELIANEYSDVSFHIAGEPLGDEYMATAVIKEAFEKRLEVLKQACPGRFIYHGVVKGQEKIKLFESCDIFLFPTFFKTESFGLVNIEAMRTGNVVVTTNHNFLPDIVTKEEGILVEPQNTEETYKAVKHLIDNPELMRAIQRHNMEHAQNKYSPSAFERRIIDLFESFNHN